One Candidatus Leptovillus gracilis DNA segment encodes these proteins:
- a CDS encoding TrmB family transcriptional regulator, which translates to MDLRTDLLKIGFTEYEAKVYLALLREHPATGYQLSKESGVPRSMVYEALKRLHGRGAALETVEGRTTLYRPLPPELLLEQHAADHRRLLQELGQGLTALYTETTDNRVWTISGRTAVLAYASHLIHQAQTELFLVLTDGDLAALQNDVCAASERGLLVSSLLTGSSTLNCGRVAYHPPLESELQGITATLLVQADNAEVLIASASPRHETMATITRNQDLVLIARQFVWMEMFTQRIYARLGADLLERLDPEDREIFASLSAH; encoded by the coding sequence ATGGATTTACGAACAGATTTATTGAAGATCGGCTTTACCGAATACGAAGCGAAGGTGTATCTGGCGCTGCTGCGCGAACATCCGGCGACAGGTTATCAACTCAGCAAAGAGTCGGGTGTGCCCCGTTCGATGGTGTATGAGGCGTTGAAGCGGCTGCACGGCCGTGGCGCGGCCTTAGAAACGGTAGAGGGTCGGACGACATTGTACCGCCCCCTGCCACCCGAACTGCTGTTGGAACAGCACGCGGCCGATCATCGGCGGCTGCTGCAAGAGTTAGGCCAGGGGCTAACGGCGCTGTACACGGAGACGACCGATAACCGGGTGTGGACCATCAGTGGGCGCACGGCCGTTCTTGCTTACGCCAGCCACCTTATTCATCAGGCCCAAACCGAACTTTTCCTGGTCCTCACCGACGGCGACCTGGCCGCGCTGCAGAACGACGTTTGCGCTGCCAGCGAACGCGGCCTGTTGGTGAGCAGTCTGCTCACCGGCAGTAGTACGCTCAACTGCGGCCGAGTGGCCTATCATCCACCGCTGGAAAGCGAATTACAGGGCATCACGGCTACCCTGCTGGTACAGGCCGACAATGCCGAAGTCCTCATTGCCAGCGCCAGCCCTCGGCATGAAACAATGGCAACCATTACCCGTAACCAGGATTTGGTACTCATTGCCCGGCAGTTTGTGTGGATGGAGATGTTTACGCAGCGTATTTATGCCCGCCTGGGCGCCGACCTGCTGGAACGTCTGGACCCCGAAGACCGCGAAATCTTCGCCAGCCTGAGCGCACATTAA
- a CDS encoding hemolysin III family protein: protein MWLLKEKPTWKTPLYSPTEEIVNSVTHAIGAALSIAGLTALVTLAVIYGDFWRIVSFSIYGGSLILLYLASTLYHSLQHPRVKHILRKFDHASIYILIAGTYTPYLLVSLRGSIGWTYFALVWGLAAAGIVWKMFFLGKLEVIATIMYVLVGWMCVFAFKHMIAALPPLGLTMLVTGGVIYTVGVIFYAWEKLPYNHAIWHLFVLGGSICHFVSIATLVPVQ, encoded by the coding sequence ATGTGGTTGTTGAAAGAAAAACCAACCTGGAAAACCCCGCTTTATTCGCCTACAGAAGAAATCGTCAACAGCGTCACCCATGCCATCGGCGCGGCGCTCAGTATCGCCGGCCTCACTGCCCTGGTCACTCTGGCTGTCATTTACGGCGACTTCTGGCGCATCGTCAGTTTTAGCATCTATGGCGGCAGCCTGATTTTGCTTTACCTGGCCTCCACCCTTTACCACAGCTTGCAGCATCCCCGCGTCAAACACATCCTCCGCAAATTTGACCACGCTTCCATTTACATCCTCATCGCCGGCACATACACGCCTTACCTGCTGGTCAGCCTGCGCGGCAGCATTGGCTGGACCTATTTCGCTCTGGTTTGGGGCCTGGCGGCCGCCGGCATCGTCTGGAAAATGTTCTTTTTAGGCAAACTAGAAGTCATCGCTACCATCATGTATGTTTTGGTGGGGTGGATGTGCGTCTTTGCCTTCAAACACATGATCGCTGCTCTGCCACCTCTGGGACTAACCATGCTTGTTACCGGCGGCGTGATTTATACAGTGGGTGTGATTTTTTACGCCTGGGAAAAACTGCCTTATAACCATGCCATCTGGCATTTGTTCGTGCTGGGCGGCAGTATTTGCCATTTTGTGTCTATCGCCACGTTGGTTCCGGTGCAGTGA
- the cadA gene encoding cadmium-translocating P-type ATPase codes for MTEDTIELSRGNVVGETAVSPTAWQKLQEKFPAQQVELVFTVITFITMMSGLAAEFLDAPRWVAHLFYAVAYFTGGSFGLMAGLQSLRKLTIDVDLLMVLAAIGAALVGAPFEGAMLLFLFSLSNVLQSYAMDRTRNAIRALMALRPAEATVRRDGEMVTLPIEEVSVGDLMIVKPGERLALDGRIREGRSSLDQAAITGESIPVAKESGDMVLAGSINQRGGLEVEVTRLAQDTTLAKLIKMVEEAQGQKAPTQRFIEKAEQYYALGVIVMTAVAILLPLVLFNEPFNTTFYRAMTLMVAASPCAIVISTPATVLSAIGNGARRGVLFKGGVYVEQAAGIKVLAFDKTGTLTEGKPRVTNVTVCDDCWAGDENDLLRLVASVESKSEHPLAQAIVTAAQERGIALSEVTDFHSETGLGVLAAVENRQVAVGNLRYFANWEIDGLETAVDALDRFQDEGKTTVLVADVTENGRRAHILGVLAIADILRPNVSQTIRRIKAAGVERVVMLTGDNERVAAAIAQQSGVDAYHAELLPQDKMRLLKELAEQYGPVAMVGDGVNDAPALAAADIGIAMGAAGTDVALETADIVLMSDDLGKIPYVIGLSRRTRKTLVQNLAFAIGMILLLIGAVLGVGLALPLSVIGHEGSTVLVSLNGLRLLGYKGE; via the coding sequence ATGACTGAAGATACCATTGAATTAAGCCGGGGGAATGTGGTGGGGGAAACGGCCGTTTCTCCCACCGCCTGGCAAAAACTACAAGAAAAATTCCCGGCGCAGCAGGTGGAACTTGTTTTCACCGTTATCACCTTCATCACCATGATGAGCGGTCTGGCGGCCGAATTTTTGGACGCGCCGAGATGGGTCGCCCATCTGTTTTATGCTGTCGCCTACTTCACCGGCGGTTCGTTTGGTTTGATGGCCGGCCTGCAATCGCTGCGCAAGCTGACCATTGACGTAGACTTGCTGATGGTCCTGGCGGCTATTGGCGCGGCGCTGGTGGGCGCGCCGTTTGAAGGGGCAATGCTGCTCTTCCTCTTTTCGCTGTCCAATGTGCTGCAAAGCTACGCCATGGACCGCACACGCAACGCCATCCGCGCGCTCATGGCCCTGCGTCCGGCGGAGGCCACTGTGCGCCGTGATGGCGAGATGGTGACGCTGCCCATTGAAGAAGTCAGCGTTGGTGATTTGATGATTGTGAAACCGGGAGAGCGGCTGGCGTTAGACGGCCGTATCCGCGAAGGGCGCAGCAGCCTGGACCAGGCAGCCATCACCGGCGAATCTATCCCTGTCGCCAAAGAGTCGGGCGACATGGTGTTGGCCGGCAGCATCAACCAACGTGGCGGCCTGGAGGTGGAGGTGACACGGCTGGCGCAGGATACAACCCTGGCGAAACTGATCAAAATGGTCGAGGAGGCGCAGGGGCAAAAGGCGCCCACACAGCGCTTCATCGAAAAGGCAGAGCAGTATTATGCTCTGGGGGTGATTGTGATGACGGCCGTTGCCATCCTCCTGCCCCTGGTTCTGTTCAACGAACCGTTCAACACCACCTTTTACCGGGCCATGACGTTGATGGTGGCGGCGTCGCCGTGCGCCATCGTTATCAGCACGCCGGCGACGGTGCTGTCGGCCATTGGCAATGGGGCGCGGCGCGGCGTGTTGTTTAAGGGCGGCGTTTACGTGGAGCAAGCGGCAGGCATTAAAGTGTTGGCCTTCGACAAAACTGGCACGCTGACAGAAGGCAAACCCCGCGTCACCAACGTGACAGTTTGCGACGACTGCTGGGCCGGCGACGAAAACGACCTGCTGCGGTTGGTAGCCTCGGTGGAAAGCAAATCGGAGCATCCGCTGGCGCAGGCCATCGTTACCGCGGCGCAGGAGCGCGGCATCGCTTTGTCTGAAGTGACCGATTTCCACTCGGAAACAGGGCTGGGGGTATTGGCGGCCGTCGAAAACCGGCAGGTGGCGGTGGGCAATTTGCGCTACTTTGCCAATTGGGAGATAGATGGATTGGAAACGGCCGTAGATGCCCTGGACCGTTTCCAGGATGAGGGCAAAACGACGGTTTTGGTGGCCGATGTGACGGAAAACGGCCGTCGCGCCCACATTCTTGGCGTCTTAGCGATTGCCGACATCTTGCGTCCCAACGTATCCCAGACCATTCGCCGCATCAAAGCCGCCGGGGTGGAGCGCGTGGTCATGCTGACCGGCGACAACGAGCGGGTGGCGGCGGCCATCGCCCAACAGTCTGGTGTGGACGCCTATCACGCCGAGCTGCTGCCGCAAGACAAAATGCGCCTGCTGAAAGAGCTGGCCGAGCAGTATGGCCCGGTGGCGATGGTCGGCGATGGGGTAAACGACGCCCCGGCGCTGGCGGCGGCCGACATCGGCATTGCCATGGGCGCGGCGGGCACGGATGTGGCCCTGGAAACGGCCGACATCGTGCTGATGAGCGACGACCTGGGCAAAATCCCTTACGTCATCGGCCTCAGCCGCCGCACACGCAAGACGCTGGTGCAAAACCTGGCTTTCGCCATCGGCATGATTTTGCTGCTGATTGGGGCGGTGTTGGGCGTGGGGCTGGCCCTGCCGCTGAGCGTGATTGGGCACGAAGGCAGCACAGTGTTGGTGTCGTTGAATGGGCTGCGCTTGTTGGGCTATAAAGGCGAGTAA
- a CDS encoding ribokinase — MTHIDYLAIGHISQDLTADGPTVGGTVSFSGRLAQAMGCCTAVLTSSGADFAWQPYLAGIHLHTIPAAQTTTFENVYTANGRMQTLHAQAAPLLPGHVPADWQRPDIVHLAPIANEIDPAMIHLFSNSLVGLTPQGWMRRWGADGRVYATDWPDAREFLPLAAAVILSHEDLRDEAQLAQYRAWSHLLVVTKGYDGCTIYFEDEIRHIPARRALEVNATGAGDIFATAFLIRLHQTGGNPWEAGRFANDIAACSVELDGLEAKLAGIQALSKTLRVSENRQG; from the coding sequence ATGACACACATAGATTACCTGGCAATTGGGCACATCAGCCAAGACCTGACGGCGGACGGACCAACGGTGGGCGGCACGGTTTCGTTTTCGGGGCGGCTGGCGCAGGCGATGGGCTGCTGCACGGCCGTTCTGACCAGCAGCGGCGCTGACTTTGCCTGGCAGCCTTATTTGGCCGGTATTCACTTGCACACCATCCCGGCGGCGCAAACCACGACCTTTGAGAACGTGTACACGGCGAACGGCCGTATGCAAACCCTGCACGCCCAGGCTGCGCCCCTCCTCCCCGGCCACGTGCCGGCGGATTGGCAGCGACCGGACATTGTCCACCTGGCCCCTATTGCCAACGAAATTGACCCGGCGATGATCCATCTGTTCAGTAACAGCCTGGTTGGGCTGACGCCGCAGGGTTGGATGCGCCGCTGGGGGGCCGACGGCCGTGTGTATGCCACCGACTGGCCCGATGCGCGTGAATTTTTGCCGCTGGCGGCGGCCGTTATCCTGAGCCATGAAGATTTACGCGATGAGGCGCAGTTGGCCCAATACCGCGCCTGGTCGCACCTGCTGGTGGTGACAAAAGGATACGATGGCTGCACCATCTATTTTGAAGACGAAATCCGCCACATCCCGGCCCGCCGCGCCCTGGAAGTAAACGCCACCGGCGCGGGCGATATATTCGCCACCGCCTTCCTCATCCGCCTGCACCAGACGGGCGGAAATCCCTGGGAAGCCGGCCGATTTGCCAACGACATCGCCGCCTGTTCGGTGGAATTAGATGGGCTGGAGGCCAAATTGGCCGGCATCCAGGCGCTCAGCAAAACCCTGAGGGTTTCCGAAAACCGTCAGGGTTGA
- a CDS encoding aminopeptidase P family protein, translating to MNNLPLIQEKLAQATAILNELNVDTWLTFVRETSLQPDPALELIADVDVTWKTAFIVHRSGGHVCIIGHFDAVNVENLGLYDVIPYHQGISQPLRDALAALDPAQIAINYSENDVAADGLSLGMYRSLQTILAGTPYADRLISAEQIIAALRGRKSLAEIERVRQAIMTTEALFDEVEQFVRPGMTQREIAEFVHGRISALNLGYAWPKPFNPIVTCGPESASGHAAPGEVVLQKGHTLHMDLGVKQNDYCSDIQRMWYVLDDGETAAPPEVQRAFDVVLGAIKAGEAALRPGVPGWQVDAAARAHIIANGYPEYMHAFGHLLGRVAHDGATVLGPRWERYAGICELPVEVGHIFTLELHVIVPERGMMSLEEDVLVTAVGVEYLSIPQTTLRYIQ from the coding sequence ATGAACAACTTACCCCTCATCCAAGAAAAACTGGCCCAGGCCACCGCCATCCTCAACGAATTGAACGTGGATACCTGGCTTACCTTTGTGCGCGAGACCAGCCTTCAGCCCGACCCGGCCCTGGAACTTATCGCCGACGTGGACGTGACCTGGAAGACGGCCTTTATCGTCCACCGCTCCGGCGGACACGTTTGCATCATCGGTCACTTTGATGCTGTCAACGTGGAAAACCTGGGCCTTTATGACGTGATTCCCTACCACCAGGGCATCAGCCAACCGCTGCGCGATGCGCTGGCGGCTTTGGACCCGGCGCAAATTGCCATCAACTATTCCGAAAACGATGTGGCCGCCGACGGCCTGAGCCTGGGCATGTACCGTTCCCTGCAAACCATTCTGGCCGGTACGCCCTATGCTGACCGCCTGATTTCCGCCGAACAAATCATTGCTGCGCTGCGCGGCCGCAAGAGCCTGGCCGAGATCGAGCGAGTACGCCAGGCTATCATGACGACTGAGGCGTTGTTTGACGAAGTAGAGCAGTTTGTCCGACCAGGGATGACGCAGCGAGAAATTGCTGAATTTGTACACGGCCGTATCTCAGCCCTTAACCTCGGCTATGCCTGGCCCAAGCCATTTAACCCCATCGTCACCTGCGGGCCGGAATCCGCTTCCGGCCACGCCGCGCCCGGCGAGGTAGTGTTGCAAAAAGGCCATACCCTGCACATGGACCTGGGCGTGAAACAAAACGACTACTGTTCCGACATTCAGCGCATGTGGTATGTGTTGGACGATGGCGAAACGGCCGCTCCGCCAGAAGTCCAACGCGCCTTCGATGTCGTTCTGGGGGCTATCAAAGCCGGAGAAGCTGCCCTGCGGCCCGGTGTGCCTGGCTGGCAAGTAGACGCCGCCGCCCGCGCCCACATTATCGCCAACGGCTACCCGGAGTACATGCACGCTTTTGGGCATTTATTGGGCCGGGTGGCCCACGACGGCGCCACGGTGTTGGGGCCGCGTTGGGAACGCTATGCCGGAATTTGCGAATTGCCGGTGGAAGTGGGTCATATTTTTACGTTGGAACTGCACGTCATTGTGCCCGAAAGAGGTATGATGAGTTTAGAAGAAGATGTATTGGTAACGGCCGTCGGTGTTGAATATCTCAGCATTCCCCAAACGACGTTACGATACATTCAGTGA
- a CDS encoding ParA family protein — MTKIYAIVNQKGGVGKTTTVINLCAYLAGSGRRTLMVDIDPQANATSGIGVNKSSLDKSIYDLLLEEASVDEVRVERAEFKLDIVPSSPALSGAEVELVNAIGREYRLQKALDGLNGRYDYILIDCPPSLSLLTVNALTAARDGVIIPVQCEYLALEGLSQLTQTVELVRKYLNPALTIRGLIMTMYDGRTNLSRQVVEEVRKFFPGKVFRTIVPRNVRLSEAPSYGQPINIYAPTSPGALAYQVLTAEILKGDQVKETTA; from the coding sequence ATGACCAAGATTTATGCCATCGTGAATCAAAAAGGGGGCGTGGGCAAAACGACCACGGTGATCAATTTGTGCGCCTATCTGGCCGGCAGCGGTCGGCGCACGCTGATGGTGGACATTGATCCCCAGGCCAACGCCACGTCCGGCATTGGCGTGAATAAATCGTCGCTGGACAAATCCATCTACGATTTGCTGTTGGAAGAAGCCTCGGTGGATGAAGTGCGCGTGGAGCGGGCCGAGTTCAAGCTGGATATTGTGCCCTCCAGCCCGGCGCTTTCCGGGGCAGAAGTGGAATTGGTGAACGCCATCGGGCGGGAATATCGGCTGCAAAAGGCGCTGGATGGGCTGAACGGCCGTTACGATTACATCCTCATAGATTGTCCGCCCAGCCTCAGCCTGCTCACCGTTAACGCCCTCACCGCTGCCCGCGACGGGGTGATCATCCCGGTGCAGTGCGAATATCTGGCCCTGGAAGGGCTGTCTCAGTTAACGCAAACTGTCGAGTTGGTGCGCAAATATCTCAATCCGGCGCTGACTATTCGCGGGTTGATCATGACGATGTATGACGGCCGTACCAACCTGAGCCGCCAGGTGGTGGAAGAAGTGCGTAAATTTTTCCCTGGCAAGGTGTTTCGCACCATTGTACCGCGCAACGTGCGCCTGAGCGAAGCGCCCAGCTATGGGCAGCCGATCAACATTTACGCGCCCACGTCTCCCGGCGCGCTGGCCTACCAGGTGTTAACGGCCGAAATCCTCAAAGGGGACCAGGTAAAGGAAACGACGGCATGA
- a CDS encoding acyl-CoA dehydrogenase family protein: protein MLDLSLTEEQQQAAAMVREFGEKEILPTIKEYDRQQSMNPTALPRMAELGILGINIPVRYGGQGYDYVTLGLVCEELERIDTTLRVAMSVHMGLNSMGVLQWGTEEQKQRFLAPQARGEKYAAFGLTEPGAGSDVAGMRSTARKDGGAANADYIINGEKMWISLATKAHHVLWVAKTDPDARPSHAGLTAFMVESDMPGVTTGDIHGKLGVRAGSTGWVNCQDVRVPAANRIGEEGEGFKIAMSCLDNGRYTVASGATGLTRACLEASIHYAQERETFGRPIADYQLIQQKIAWMQQWYDVSRLLYLKVGWLKNQGSRNTREVSMAKWYATDHSFKAAHEAIQVHGAYGFSDEYDVERYLRNSRGAIIYEGTSEIHQLMQAAYAFGQRQDKPLRCELPAYDEAFWQSEP from the coding sequence ATGCTAGACCTCTCCCTGACCGAAGAACAGCAACAAGCCGCGGCCATGGTCCGCGAATTTGGCGAAAAAGAAATCCTGCCCACCATCAAAGAATATGATCGGCAGCAAAGCATGAACCCAACCGCTCTGCCGCGCATGGCGGAACTGGGTATTTTGGGCATCAACATTCCCGTCCGCTATGGGGGTCAAGGTTATGATTATGTGACTCTTGGCCTGGTCTGCGAAGAATTAGAACGCATAGATACCACCCTGCGCGTCGCCATGTCCGTCCACATGGGGCTGAACAGCATGGGTGTGCTGCAATGGGGCACAGAAGAGCAAAAACAGCGCTTCCTGGCGCCCCAGGCGCGCGGCGAAAAATATGCCGCTTTTGGCCTCACCGAGCCGGGCGCCGGTTCCGACGTGGCTGGAATGCGCTCTACTGCGCGCAAAGATGGCGGAGCAGCGAACGCCGACTACATCATCAACGGCGAGAAGATGTGGATTAGTCTGGCGACTAAAGCCCACCACGTTCTTTGGGTGGCCAAGACCGATCCAGACGCCAGACCATCCCATGCCGGCCTGACCGCGTTTATGGTCGAGAGCGACATGCCGGGCGTGACTACCGGCGATATTCACGGCAAATTGGGCGTGCGCGCCGGGTCCACCGGTTGGGTGAACTGCCAGGATGTGCGCGTGCCGGCGGCCAACCGCATCGGCGAAGAAGGCGAGGGTTTTAAGATTGCCATGAGCTGCCTGGATAACGGCCGTTACACCGTCGCCTCCGGCGCAACCGGCCTCACCCGCGCCTGTTTAGAAGCCTCCATCCACTACGCCCAGGAACGGGAAACCTTCGGCCGTCCGATTGCTGATTACCAACTTATCCAACAAAAAATCGCCTGGATGCAGCAGTGGTACGACGTGTCGCGCCTGCTGTATCTGAAAGTGGGCTGGCTCAAGAACCAGGGCAGCCGCAACACCCGCGAAGTTTCTATGGCCAAGTGGTACGCCACCGACCATTCTTTCAAGGCGGCCCATGAAGCCATTCAGGTGCATGGCGCCTATGGCTTTTCTGACGAATACGACGTGGAACGATATTTACGCAACAGCCGCGGCGCCATCATTTACGAAGGGACCAGCGAAATTCACCAACTGATGCAGGCTGCGTATGCCTTCGGCCAGCGGCAAGACAAGCCGCTGCGCTGCGAACTACCCGCTTACGATGAGGCATTCTGGCAGAGTGAGCCATGA
- a CDS encoding ParB/RepB/Spo0J family partition protein, translating into MSKRQGLGRGLSALIPTADTAVSNDDIRLIPVTAVIPNPHQPRSTFDETQLAELAASITEHGLIQPLVVTQQDGQYILIAGERRWRAAQLAGLEQLPAIVKEATPQAMLELAIIENIQRADLNALEEAYAYQQLMDEFGLTQEEVAKRVGKGRSTVANLVRLLTLPTAVQQAVSDGQISGAHGRALLPLPTPEMQTNAMKQIIKLGLNVRQTEQHVKNLLAEQKPQPKPKKSLPPELVDLQNQFEHSLGTRVIINKQRKGGQVIIHYYSDEDLQSIYKAIAGEE; encoded by the coding sequence ATGAGCAAAAGACAAGGATTGGGTCGTGGTTTAAGCGCACTGATTCCCACGGCAGATACGGCCGTATCCAATGACGATATACGGTTGATCCCGGTAACGGCCGTGATTCCCAACCCCCACCAACCGCGTTCTACCTTCGACGAGACCCAACTGGCCGAACTGGCCGCTTCCATCACCGAGCATGGCCTCATCCAACCGCTGGTCGTCACCCAGCAAGACGGCCAATACATCCTCATCGCCGGCGAACGCCGCTGGCGCGCCGCCCAGTTGGCCGGTCTGGAACAGCTTCCGGCCATCGTTAAAGAAGCTACCCCCCAGGCCATGCTGGAACTGGCGATCATCGAAAACATCCAGCGCGCCGACCTGAACGCTCTGGAAGAAGCTTACGCCTACCAGCAGCTTATGGATGAATTCGGCCTGACCCAGGAAGAAGTCGCCAAACGGGTGGGTAAGGGGCGCTCGACTGTGGCGAACCTGGTGCGGCTGCTGACTCTGCCAACGGCCGTGCAGCAGGCAGTAAGTGATGGGCAGATCAGTGGGGCGCACGGCCGTGCGCTCCTCCCGCTGCCCACGCCAGAAATGCAAACCAACGCCATGAAGCAAATCATCAAACTCGGCCTCAACGTGCGGCAGACAGAACAACACGTTAAAAATCTCCTGGCAGAACAAAAGCCGCAGCCCAAACCAAAGAAATCGCTGCCACCAGAACTGGTCGATCTGCAAAACCAGTTTGAGCATTCACTGGGCACGCGCGTCATTATCAACAAACAGCGCAAAGGCGGCCAGGTCATCATCCATTACTATTCCGACGAAGATCTGCAATCGATCTATAAAGCTATTGCTGGCGAAGAGTAA
- a CDS encoding outer membrane lipoprotein carrier protein LolA, with protein MRNKKVLISAIILLLVASLGLAAFALQPTAEDLLAQAMETVQTVTDGHAVANFTVNTAEMNASGTVEMWGKLDAGPNGEPAFRAEILEATESKLVGLTAVTDGYNFWLWDPQENKVLVGNADEAAALIAAQMAGQEFEIDPDYNHEEGDHPQTPEEAVAKLLEYFTAERITDVQIGATNAHGLRLIPIPEKMPDEVRAAGGFLKVYVRPEDGAPLSVQYAEGAIGSGSATATTLELNQGVDNSLFTFVIPEGAEVVRLEDLKPEELTAVETADLNVLSPAILPADAAFVSATEIRGAVVQRYSRSAGGFTIAQGPATAVPDREADGKIVTLRGIEGTLYSDEAGAQSLLTWTEGDITFWIGGDLTAAEALALAEALQ; from the coding sequence ATGCGAAACAAAAAAGTATTAATAAGCGCTATCATTCTCTTGCTGGTAGCCAGTCTGGGTTTAGCTGCGTTTGCTTTGCAGCCAACCGCCGAAGACCTGCTGGCACAGGCGATGGAAACCGTGCAAACCGTTACCGACGGTCACGCTGTTGCCAACTTCACGGTGAACACAGCGGAAATGAATGCCAGCGGCACGGTAGAAATGTGGGGCAAACTGGATGCCGGGCCAAACGGCGAACCCGCCTTCCGCGCCGAAATATTAGAGGCGACGGAAAGCAAGCTGGTGGGGTTAACGGCCGTTACCGATGGCTACAACTTCTGGCTGTGGGACCCGCAAGAAAACAAAGTCCTGGTTGGCAACGCCGACGAAGCCGCCGCCCTGATCGCCGCGCAAATGGCCGGGCAGGAATTTGAGATTGACCCAGACTACAACCATGAAGAGGGGGACCATCCGCAAACCCCAGAAGAAGCTGTGGCTAAACTGCTGGAGTACTTCACCGCCGAACGCATCACCGACGTACAAATTGGCGCTACCAACGCCCACGGCCTGCGCCTGATCCCCATCCCGGAGAAAATGCCCGATGAGGTTCGCGCCGCCGGCGGCTTCCTGAAAGTGTATGTGCGGCCCGAAGACGGCGCGCCGCTGTCTGTACAATATGCTGAAGGGGCTATAGGATCCGGCAGCGCCACTGCCACAACCCTGGAACTGAATCAGGGTGTGGACAACAGCCTCTTCACCTTTGTCATTCCTGAAGGCGCAGAGGTGGTGCGCCTGGAAGATCTGAAGCCAGAAGAGTTGACGGCCGTCGAAACCGCCGACCTGAATGTTCTTTCCCCGGCCATCCTGCCGGCCGATGCCGCGTTTGTTAGCGCGACGGAAATACGCGGGGCGGTTGTACAGCGCTACAGCCGCAGCGCCGGCGGCTTTACCATTGCCCAGGGACCGGCAACGGCCGTGCCCGACCGTGAGGCAGACGGCAAAATCGTCACCCTGCGCGGCATAGAGGGCACGCTCTACAGCGACGAAGCTGGCGCACAAAGTCTGCTCACCTGGACCGAAGGTGACATCACCTTCTGGATTGGCGGCGACCTGACCGCAGCCGAAGCGCTCGCTTTGGCCGAAGCGTTGCAATAA